acacacacacacaataaacaaTATGAAATCATTTATTGGGATAAACCAAATATGCTTTGTACCTGTTTTGATCTCCTCCTTTACATTAACAGGCACATCACGACAATGTAATGGAGAATACTGCATCACACTTAGCGATGGACTGCTAACAGCAGAGGCTGGACTCTGTGTTGTGATCCCGTGTTCTTTCCAGACTGCTTATGGCTTTACACCCCAAAATTTAGTTTGGTACAAATGTAAACTATATAGAAGATGTTACAATGATGATAATATAATATttgacagcaacaacaaaaaccatcaGTCTGAATTTCAAGGACGAGTGTCACTTTTGGAGCCTGATGTGAGACAGAACAACTGCAGCATCATCATTAATGATCTCAGAGAGTCTGATTCTGGATCATATGAGCTCAGAGTTAATGGGAAGCAAGATGGATTCACATTCCCTGCAAGGGCAACTGTCTCCATTGGAGGTACGAACAAACTACATGGAGAACAAACATGTAGAGAATAAATCTACAGTGCTGTGCTGAATATtgatttgattcttttttttactcttaaTATAAAGtcattttgcacatttatttacCCCTGTGGGCAGCTAACAGGAACAACAACAGTTCAAAGCTTGTATGTTCCACCTTTAACTGTTTCACATCATTTCCTACTGTTTATGCCCAAATTTAAGTAGTTCATGAACTTCAGGCAGTTCCACTAATGATCTGCATTTCCATTAGGTCTTACTCAGAAGCCCAGAATTAAGATTCCTCCAATGACAGAGGGACAGCAGGCCACACTGACCTGCACTGCTCCTGGTCTCTGCTCTGGATCTATTCCTGAAGTCAGCTGGACATGGAGAGGAGCAGGAGGGACTGAATCTTACATTACAGGAAACAGTACCTCATTTAGAACTAaggctcaaactgctttctcacagagacacattgcaactctgacctttaactctTCAGCTGAACACCACAACACCAATATCACCTGTAAGATCCGCTTCACTGGTGAAAAAACTACAGAGGCCAGTTCAACTTTAAAAGTGAACTGTGAGTACTTTTACTATATAGTTGTTTTTCCTGAAATCTTTTAACAGCATTGAACAGTGTCAACTCTTAGTCAACTGGTCTTGCATAAAATGAGAatgaatgagaaaagaaaatgagaatttCAGTGTTGTgagttgtgtttatttgtattttttgtgtaaaaaaaaaaatacaaatctgaCCTGCAGTGTTGAAAGTTTCCCTCCATCTCTGATAATGTGGTCTAAGCTTGGTTCTAACATAACCCTGTACAATGATACTGGATCAGCCACACTCCCCATAATTAATGCTACAACAGAACATTCTGGACAGTACGTTTGTACAGCAAAACATATGAACAATACCCCGAAGGAAAACATCAATATAACAGTGATATGTAAGTACACAACTTTGTCCTTTAAGACAgagttttttatttaatcaggtCATTGAAAATGTGAGTTTAGAACAATTAAATTTCTGCAGTTCGATACTTGTAAATATGTAATGTCATCTGAACGTCTATGTCAAGTTACTGCTAGCATTTCAAGAAAATAACACAGTGCAACATCTAGGTATTGGTCTAAAATGTGCCTGCAGAAACAATcaatatgaacatttttttcaagGAGAACAGGCTGTCCCAGAATGGTTATTTTGGAGCTAAATATCTCAGTGTTGTTAGTTACCTTTATTATCGCCAATTTATCAACTTAGTTACTAGATTTATGATGCTTTAGCAACCTTTTTTAAAGAACCACCTacctaaataaaaatgactgtttcaGGGGGAGATCTCATATACCACACAacttcatttttaaacacattacTAATACTTACAGTATGTGAGTATGCCTGCTTTCCTTTCTTATACTGTAGGTCTCTCAAAATCTTATTTGAAGTCATTCCTTGAAAACCTAAAtgtcaaaagaagaaaacaaacacaaagtaattttgtaatatgttttgcttccagatagatagatagatagacagatgtCTGGGTCAGGGGTTCAGGCTGTCCTTTGATTTGCCATcagtattttttgttgttgtttttcatttatagTAATTCTTTCACgtttttttcctccttaatAAACTACTGAACGTCTGTCACAGCTAAAAGGACACTTCAGATCACTGGGAATACAACTGTTAAGGAGGGAGATGTTCTGAATCTGACCTGCAGCATTGAAAGTTTCCCTCCAGCTCTTATTGTGTGGTCTGCACTTAGTTCCAAAACCGACCTTCAGAGTGGAACTTACACTGACCTGAACAATGATACTGGATCAGCTACACTTGTCATCCACAATGTGACAGCAGAACACTCTGGACAGTACATCTGTACAGCAAAACATCTGAACACAACTATAATTATATATGTCAGTGTAACTCTGGATTGTAAGTACCAATCTTGAATCTGGATTTCATATTCACACTACAACTTACACGGTCCAAAGTTTTATGATTCTGATCATGTGTTTACAGGGTTTTCAAAGATCCATGATGGCTCCGGATGTGTGCTTCAGGCGGAGGTTTTGACCTGTGTGTGTATCAGTGAAGGGTTTCCTTTACCTACCATCAAATGGCCACTCCTGAAAAACCACAATGAGTACTCTGTCATTACCACTGTGACAAACCACACAGTCAACAGCACTGTCAGTCTAACTGTAAGAAACCATGGCAACAGCACTGTTGAATGTGTCAGCAACAATGGAAATGGGGATGTAAAAGAAAACCTCCTGATTCATAACTTGCCCAAGAAAGCGGGTATGTAGGATCAACTAaaacacttcctcttttttggCCACTGCTATTTGATATTTTAAGTAACCGCACTTTTTCAAACATGACgtttttttaatggtatttCCTTTGAGTTAAGACTGATCATGTGGTTTGATTTCATGTAGTGTAACTGGTTGTTTTAGAAGTAGCTCCGTACTGACAATTTACTGAGCTGACCCTGTGGAGATATGGTAATACAAATTATGTGATATTATAGTACATGAAATTTTCcactttcctcttctttcttcctaAACTTCAGTAATCAGCACAGCAGGTGTAGAGCATGATGCAAATGCTTACACTGTCAGTTTGAATTGCAGGTAATCTCAGTGTAAATGGAGTGATTCTCTTACCCATTGCTGTTGTATCGATGCTCGTGAATGTGATCTTTTTAATCTGCTTCGCATTCCTTTGGTGAGTTATTAAATGTACACTTTAGGTTTTAAAGGCTCTGTAGACACACTGGATACTTTTTAAGACTcagtcttctttctttctcacacagGAACTCAAGAAAAAAGATGAACGCAAAGGACAAAGACAGTACATACATGTCCCTGCAGAAAACCCACAGATCACCAGAATATGATGTTATTTGCCAGCCGCTGAACTAGCAAGTGTCACAAAGTGAagataatattaataatttaatcACTGTGTGTCCTCAAAAGACAACAGTGATCTACTTGATATTATTTCAACATGTGTAAATTTCAATTTAAATATTGCTTTTAAATTTCATATTGTTGTATGGTTTAAGTTTAAATTTCATTGACCCTTGTTAATTCAGAACATATCAATAGAGGATACTTCAGTCTTTCCTCGATGCTGGGATGTGACAGTATCAATGCTGCAGAATGTTGAAGACTGTACTGCCACCTGTCTTTTGACAGTGTGTATATTGTATGTTATGCATGCTCTGTATTATTTACTTAATTGTGTGTAAGATTGCATAAATAtggcatttaaataatataattttgctTTGCACACAACATCGCAAACCccatcttcatcatctcctcctccagcttcacACCCGACAGGTTTTGTAGTATAATCTCAATCAGCTGTTGTAGCCGGAACAGATTTTTAAACAGAGTTGAGTCGAATTCAAAATCaatgacattttaaatttgattgtaACAGTGTTTCATCATGAAACTGTGCTGTGCTTTTATCTTTGATCAAAACGTGTAGGATGTAGTGTACAGTTTTCCACTGTATTTCTCTCCTTGATGACATTAAATACAGTTATTATTTGCATATACTGTTGAGGTTTTATGAATTGTAGAAATTCCACAAAGTTTTTTGTGAACTGGCCCTTTTATTGCTTAGTGCATGTATGATTTATTCGTCATGACATCCctgggattgttttttttaatgttttctctcCTGATATAAAATTTACTTTACTTAAAGTTTCAGTCATGGATGATCTCCTTGCtggttttaaaaagcaaacaaaagctgaaaagggtttattttttaattacttgatgatgaatgttttaaataaactatAGAACATACATAGTGTGATATACGATAACTTCATTAAAGTGAGTCTGTCTTAGTCAAGTTTGATTGAGTACTCACATTTCCTAAAATGTTGCAAAAAGAAGGAAGTGATAGAAAAGAGAAGCGAGGAAGAGAAACTTTgagaaaaaaggtgaaaagcAAAGAGCGCTGCGGAGAGAAGAGTGAAGAAGAACTAGACgaggtaaaaaaaaaccccaaacatttaatgtgttttcaaatAATCTTTTAAAACTAAGTGAACATCAATATTCTATAAATGTGTTGGCTGTGGGTCAAAGAACTGCGAGAGTGAAAATCCACTGTTCACAGTTGTTGCATTCATTAAATGATACAGACAACCTGTTGGTGTCTTGGAATATGGCAGGGATTACACTGTTATAACCatagttttattgttgtttagctgtaaaaatgtttttgtttattaatttatctTTTGAGaacagatgtttgtgtgtgtttaccatAAAACTTTAGGTTGTGGTGTAGTCACAGTCGTTGGTAACTTGTGTACACAACCACAAAATAACCAACCATGCAGCATCCTGTATTGAGATGTGTGATGTAAACTGTGaagtttcctttgttttaagTTCTGCATGTTTTCTTCATCTGCTGCCTTAAAGATTGTCTGTGGAGGGAGAGACTGAACGCACCGAGAAGAAGAATGTTTGTTCTCTTCTGGGCAACTCTGCTTTTCTGTGTGAGCGGCAGCAATGCTGACACAGGTTTGAATCTTCTTCTTTATAAGCTTGTAATTTTGCTTTATTGTAATTCTGttgttttatatgcatatacatGTGTGTATAATATTTGGTTTATCCCaataaatgatttcatatcatttattgtgtgtgtgtgtgtgtgtgtgtgtgtgtgtgtgtgtgtgtgtgtgtgtgtgtgtgtgtgtgggcgcgcCCGTGCTCatgcgtgtgcacacacacacacacaataaacaaTATGAAATCATTTATTGGGATAAACCAAATATGCTTTGTACCTGTTTTGATCTCCTCCTTTACATTAACAGGCACATCACGACAATGTAATGGAGAATACTGCATCACACTTAGCGATGGACTGCTAACAGCAGAGGCTGGACTCTGTGTTGTGATCCCGTGTTCTTTCCAGACTGCTTATGGCTTTACACCCCAAAATTTAGTTTGgtacaaatgtaaacaatataGAAGATGTTACAACGATGATAATATAATATttgacagcaacaacaaaaaccatcaGTCTGAATTTCAAGGACGAGTGTCACTTTTGGAGCCTGATGTGAGACAGAACAACTGCAGCATCATCATTAATGATCTCAGAGAGTCTGATTCTGGATCATATCAGCTCAGAGTTAATGGGAAGCATGATGGATTCACATTCCCTGCAAGGGCAACTGTCTTCATTGGAGGTACGAACAAACTACATGGAGAACAAACATGTAGAGAATAAATCTACAGTGCTGTGCTGaatattgatttgatttttttttttactcttaatATAAAGTtgttttgcacatttatttacCCCTGTGGGCAGCTAACAGGAACAACAACAGTTCAAAGCTTGTATGTTCCACCTTTAACTGTTTCACATCATTTCCTACTGTTTATGCCCAAATTTAAGTAGTTCATGAACTTCAGGCAGTTCCACTAATGATCTGCATTTCCATTAGGTCTTACTCAGAAGCCCAGAATTAAGATTCCTCCAATGACAGAGGGACAGCAGGCCACACTGACCTGCATTGCTCCTGGTCTCTGCTCTGGATCTATTCCTGAAGTCAGCTGGACATGGAGAGGAGCAGGAGGGACTGAATCTTACATTACAGGAAACAGTACCTCATTTAGAACTAAGTCTCAAACTGCTTTCTCACAGAGACACATTgcaactctgacctttaactctTCAGCTGAACACCACAACACCAATATCACCTGTAAGATCCGCTTCACTGGTGAAAAAACTACAGAGGCCAGTTCAACTTTAAAAGTGAACTGTGAGTACTTTTACTATATAGTTGTTTTTCCTGAAATCTTTTAACAGCATTGAACAGTGTCAACTCTTAGTCAACTGGTCTTGCATAAAATGAGAACTTCAGTGTTGTgtaatttgtactttttttgtCTAACAGATGTGAAGGAAGTTAAACTCACTGGGGGTACAAATGTGAATGAGGGTGAGACTCTGAATCTGACCTGCAGTGTTGAAAGTTTCCCTCCATCTCTGATAATGTGGTCTAAGCTTGGTTCTAACATAACCCTGTACAATGATACTGGATCAGCCACACTCTTCATAATTAATGCTACAACAGAACATTCTGGACAGTACGTTTGTACAGCAAAACATATGAACAATACCCCGAAGGAAAACATCAATATAACAGTGATATGTAAGTACACAGCTTTGtgctttttaaacagttttttttaaattaggtaatttaaaatgtgagttcaGAGCAATTACATTTCTGCAGTTAGACACTTATAAATATGTCATGTCATCTCAACATCTATGTGAAGTTACTGTTAGCATttgaagaaataaataacacagTGCAACATCTAAATGCACAACTTCAAGCAGGtcaaaaatacttaaaaaaaaaacaacaaaaaactaatcaaacaaacaaacaaacaaaacaggtgCACAACATATTAGACCACTCCCCGGGGATGCCCATAATTATGCCAGGGAGAAAATCATTTGCATCCTGGGGTaaataattttcaaattaaCTAAGTTAATATGAACAAAACATAGTTACTGACTAGTTTACTATTACTATAATATTACTATTGCTATCATCTGCTGTCATCTCCCTTATTGTCGACTTTCCTTGCTGGCAAATTCCTTTCACAGGGAGCAGTACTAACATCTGCTAATGGTGGATGGCTGTGTAAGATCAGTTAATTGGTTatctaattattattaattgttGGTTGATTGGCCTTGTACATTAATAAGGTACAAGTAATTAGTTAAACTAATATGTTTGGTGCAAATCCAAATATAAGTATCTGTCATATACATGCGACCTGTATGTATGTTTCCAAAATGAGTGCTCCTACCGTTGGCTTTGCATAACTACGTGTGTTAAATGGTTATGTCCATGGGTACTGTTGccatagctcaggaggtagaacagtaatctattaatCAGGAAGGCTGATGGTTCAGTCCCAAGCTATTCCAGTCAGCAGGCCAAAGTATCcatgggcaaaatactgaagtgcttATATGAATAAGGAAAGGTGCTTTGTGCGCTCAAGCAatagtttatttattgttttaacttttctgGTTGCATCTAATGCCATTCAGTCTATatagacttttcagaaatctgaggaaaTATACCATATACCACACAacttcatttttaaacacattacTAATACTTACAGTATGTGAGTACACCTGCTTTCCTTTCTTATACTGTAGGTCTCTCAAAATCTTATTTGAAGTCATTCCTTGAAAACTTAAATatcaaaagataaaaacaaacacaaagtaattttgtaatatgttttgcttccagatagatagatagatagatagattccAAATGTGCTGtcaaaaaagctaaaatgctCATTAGCATTAGGCTCAAAAATGCCAACAAAATGTTCCCCGCAGCAATAACAGTGTCACTGTATCATCTCCTTTTCTGGGTCAGGGTTTCAGGTTGTCCTTTGATTTGCCATcagtatttgttgttgttgattttcatttattgtaattcttttaattttttctttctccttaaTAAACTACTGAACATctgtcacagataaaaggacacttCAGATCACTGGGAATACAACTGTTAAGGAGGGAGATGTTCTGAATCTGATCTGCAGCATTGAAAGTTTCCCTCCAGCTCTTATTGTGTGGTCTGCACTTAGTTCCAAAACCGACCTTCAGAATGGAACCTACACTGACCTGAACAATGACACTGGATCAGCTACACTTGTCATCCACAATGTGACAGCAGAACACTCTGGACAGTACATCTGTACAGCAAAACATCTGGACACAAATATGACTTTATTCACTGATGTGACTGTAACTTGTAAGTAGAAAGATAATGATCTGACCTctgaattttatatatatatatatatatatatatatatatttgtgataGTCAGACATTTTGGTATTTAATACAACTGGCAAATAATTAGgcagacaaattaaaggaaccaCTAACATAAAATTTGTTGccttctttttcctctgtttgtttggGTTATTCTTCCCTCTTTAAATAAACTACTGTAATGCGTTCCACAGATATAAGGAAACCTCAAATCATTGGGAATACAATCATAAAGGAGAGAGATGTTCTGAATTTGACCTGCAGTGTTGAAAGTTTCCCTCCAGCTCTCATCATGTGGAAAGCCCTTAGCGCTAACACAAATCTTCATAGTGGAATTTACACTGCTCAGCACAGTGATAATGGATCGGCTACACTTGTCATCCACAATGTGACAGTAGAACACTCTGGACAGTACATCTGTACAGCAAAACATCTGGACACAACTATGACTTTATTCACTGATGTGACTGTAACTTGTAAGTACCAATCTTGAATCTGGATTTCATATTCACACTACAGCTTACACGGTCCAACGTTTTATGATTCTGATCATGTGTTTACAGGGTTTTCAAAGATCCACGATGGCTCCGGATGTGTGCTTCAGGCGGAGGTTTtgacctgtgtgtgtatctgtgaagGGTTTCCTTTACCTACTATCAAATGGCCACTCCTGAAAAACCACAATGAGTACTCTGTCATTACCACTGTGACAAACCACACAGTCAACAGCACTGTCAGTCTAACTGTAAAAAACCATGGCAACAGCTCTGTTGAATGTGTCAGCAACAATGGAAATGGGGAAGCAAAAGAAAACCTCCTGATTCATAACTTGCCCAAGAAAGCGGGTATGTATGTTCAACTAaaacacttcctcttttttgaCCACTGCTATTTGATATTTTAAGTAACCGCACTTTTTCATTGTGACCTTTGTAATTAGACAGTCATTCCATAAGCTATTGGATGGAtcatataaaatttaaaacatctttgagatgattgttttgttttgttttttcatgttgtgcAGTTCAGCCATCAGTTTTGATGCTGAAATATCTGGAAATCATCATTGCCTTTTTCATTGGGGTAGTTCTtacagcagctgtttgctgtTTAACTAAAAAATGTCTGAGGTAAAACATTTcgtattattacatttttaggaTACATTTATAGTTAACTTTATTACTATAAAAATATCCTTTtatccagaaaaaaacagaagagttCTGGAAATTTGGATGAGACTATGGAGATGGTAACAAGTCAAGATCATCCACAGGTATTTATGTTCAGttgccctttttttaaaatatattttttcacatatttgtttttacataAATATCCTCAATATTGAAGTGTCATATTTAGCTTTTTGGTTTTCTGTAATGCTTTAGCATGTTTTACATGTCTGCAAAAAAAAGGCcatttaaaagttttaatgGTAAGGAGCAATTAGAAATTATAATTTTAGGACCATTCTGATACAAGCAAACAAGGAGTGGAAGTAGtttactgtattttcatgttgCCTTTGAGCTCCTCTCTACTTATCCATCTGTTCTGTTGGCATTTGCTGATGTAACACATGCAACTTagacaaaaggggaaaaaagagaacacATCCACCACGCCCTGCTTCAAAGTTCTGCTATTTCAGTTGCAATGATTCTGTTTATACCCCCACCCTTCATCTCTCCGCCAAGTTTCATGAAACTCAGATGTAATTTTTCTATAATCTTGCTAAAAATCTTGCTAAAATCATTGAAAGCATTTATATAAGATATAAATCATCATAATGCCAGTAAGTTTGACATTAAAACCATTTCATGAAAACAGTGAGGACTGTATAACATTGGGATGCAGTTTCAAATGTGTTGAATCACCAATAGGTttataatttgttggacaaatacagttttgcctctgtacaccaccacactgGATTTTAAATATATGTTATTAAAGTATAGGTTTTCATCTTAAATTAAtgggttttacaaaaaaaaaaacgtataaAAGTTCAATTGACTGACAAGGAGTGTCTGTTAGATAGTATGCCTTAAAATCACAGTCAGCACCAAGTCTTCTTTCATAGTGAGAGTTCattttttgctgctttgtgaaaagaaaaaaaatacattgaatCAATGCAAGAATTGTGATTGTGAAAGATTACACAACTTCAAGATTTCAACCTCGAGTCAAGCTAATTTTTGAGCCACAATAAACGCAACTTACAGCATCTGAAGCGTGACATGATCTTAACATTACATTACTGCAGTCAACCTCGATGAGGACAATCTAATGTGCAATGTTGGGCTTTTTGAGCCTGGTGATTGACTCATACCATTTACTTTGTACCTTACAGATATATGATGATCACACATTACAAGACAATCAAACCCACccagaagaagaagctgaagaTGGAGGTGTGGCAGCGGAGAAAGAAGGGCCTGAATCCAGCAGCACTCCAAAAGAAGTGGAATATGCCAACATTGATTTCTccctgttaaaaataaaaagtgtcaGGGAGTCAGCAAGAACACAGGAcagcacaaagacagtgtaTGCTGAGATTAAGAAAGcagtaaaagaagaaaaggaagatgATAATGGAGAGGAAGGTGAAACGGTAGAGAGCAAAgaagaggaggtgaggatggaggaGGACTCAAAACAGTGTGAACCGGACAAGGAGGAAGGGGAGGACGAGGCAGTGTATTCCACTGTGAATGATTTAAAGGACAAAATTTGAggaatgttttattgtgttttcgaTCTgatgttttttgtcattttgtgtaTGAATGACAATGCTTGTCTGTCATCCTGTGAGCTTCACACCTCTACATGATGATGTAGGGTTTATGTAAAGTAAGGACTGGAAGTTGAACAGAATTTCCAAATCCTTTTGTTATTTTgctttaatgtgtttgttttagtaACCTTTGCAGGTAAAATTTACTGCATTACTGAAGCTTTATTTAAAACCGTTATGTTGTCATTACTGGCCTGAGGGGCAGCCACTTCTGTAACTGTGGTCTAAGCTAAAATGTAGGTGTGTTTTAAATGGTTTATCATGTTAGGGTAAGTGGGGCTCTGTGGTGTTGACCACACgtcttatgtctgtgtaggtttttGTCTGAGGGTGTTGCAAGTTCAAAAGCACACTGGCACATTTTAAGAGCTTCACATGTGTGTATTCCATTAATGGTAACCTGTTATCCTTGGTATCCTCCCTGGTGAAGTatatgtttttatccactgagttaatgtgttCGGTGAGGGCCTCTATTTCTTGGATTTTAAGtgtgacccaggtgtcatcaaAGAAGTAGAGGCCTTCACTGagcatataaaaacataaagttcACCAGGGGGGATGCCAAGGATAATTCCATGTCTGTGCTGCGCTATGCTGTGCTCACTGAGGAGTATGGAAGCCTCAGCGCTAAAGTTTACcagaaacccacacacacacagaccagtgccaactctttgactcccaccacccactggaacaTAAACTTgaggtgatcaggaccctgaaCCACTGGGCAGAGATCATTTCCTCTATGGcaaaagggaaaggaaaaataaagccTTACATGCTGAAATGTCACCAGTTTAAGacaggagacacaaacccagcctcCTGGGGTCACAAACTAGTGTACTCCTAATGCTGAAGCCAAGCCCAGATGCCCTTTCTTGTCTCTCTGCATGGCTTGTCATTGACAGTTTTACATTCAGAAGTTGTGTGGTATTTAGGCTAATGAGAATGCAATGGCAAGAGCAACATTATCCTTAAGCTAATGAGCATAAgtacctttttttaaaacttcactAAAAATTTGGGGGAAGTGTAGGCTAACCCTCATATATAATACCTTTTTTGAGGTTATTGCTAGGAAAGGGGCCTTTTTTTAGGTCCTGTTATAAACAtctttgtattttcaaaaatttcCATGGAgtagacacacaaacagtgcCCAACATTTAGACCATATTTTTGCCTGATCTTGCCTGGAGAGGTAATAAAAGCTTACATTTCATACACCTCTATTACTGTTACAGTCTAAATGGTGTAAGACAAGCAGGTTTGTTCAAATATGAAACTGCTCAATAATTTACAGAGCTGTGTCATATCATGTGGAGCGTAAGTGTGTTAAGAAAAAACTGAGCAGAGAAATTGTGGTAAGATGTGTCACTTTTCAATACAGACTGTCTGGCTCTCAGGTTTTGGAGCAAAGCAATGGTTGGTACGCCAAAGCAAAGTTTGGGTTTTTGTGCTCATAAGATGAAGATATTAACTTTAAGGGGTGCACACAAATAGAGCAGTCGGCCAGCAAAATGTTTCAACAAAATGGCACAACTTGCCCCAACCCTGGGGTAAGTCGATCCACCTTGGGGTAAGTTGAGCCCCTTGAGTAGTACGCAGAAGCGGTGGTGCTGTGTAGTCCTACAAGTCATCTAGCAACCATATCCAATCAAttatttcagaatcagaatcagaatctttattgtcattgtacacagaagttgcacaacgaaatttaaaatgcattcctttctaggtgcctcagacaataaataataaaataataaaaatacgagtgataaaaatgattactaaaatacagtgcacaatagtaaattaagatgaatctagccccaatacacacaccaacgcacgcacacagtcagcactaccaccccacatcactgtccaaaccacacagagttcagttcaatgatagccccggcataaaagctgttcctcagtctgtttgttctggccttcattgtcctgaaacgtctgcctgatggcagtagctgaaacaaggagtgtccagggtgtgaggggtcctggaggatgttctgtgccctcctctggcagcgggcattgaacagttcctggagggagggcaggggacagcctatgatcttttgagctgtgttgatgattcgctggagtgttttcctgtctgctgctgtgcagctgttgaaccacacgcacattTTCATTAATGAACAAAATCAAAGCCTCCACCTTTAAAGTTGGCCTGCATACTCAGCAGTATTTCCAGTATGATAACAGCTCCATTGTGTGAAAGGAATACACCATGGGCTACAATCTTGAAGGTTTAGCATCACTTTAGATAGATTTtgctaaaaagtaaaaaaaaaaaattacacatatGTAAAAATGCAGGAGCGATGGAGGAAAATTACTCACTGCATTCCTGG
This window of the Archocentrus centrarchus isolate MPI-CPG fArcCen1 chromosome 16, fArcCen1, whole genome shotgun sequence genome carries:
- the LOC115794129 gene encoding sialic acid-binding Ig-like lectin 10 isoform X1; the protein is MFVLFWATLLFCVSGSNADTGTSRQCNGEYCITLSDGLLTAEAGLCVVIPCSFQTAYGFTPQNLVWYKCKQYRRCYNDDNIIFDSNNKNHQSEFQGRVSLLEPDVRQNNCSIIINDLRESDSGSYQLRVNGKHDGFTFPARATVFIGGLTQKPRIKIPPMTEGQQATLTCIAPGLCSGSIPEVSWTWRGAGGTESYITGNSTSFRTKSQTAFSQRHIATLTFNSSAEHHNTNITCKIRFTGEKTTEASSTLKVNYVKEVKLTGGTNVNEGETLNLTCSVESFPPSLIMWSKLGSNITLYNDTGSATLFIINATTEHSGQYVCTAKHMNNTPKENINITVIYKRTLQITGNTTVKEGDVLNLICSIESFPPALIVWSALSSKTDLQNGTYTDLNNDTGSATLVIHNVTAEHSGQYICTAKHLDTNMTLFTDVTVTYIRKPQIIGNTIIKERDVLNLTCSVESFPPALIMWKALSANTNLHSGIYTAQHSDNGSATLVIHNVTVEHSGQYICTAKHLDTTMTLFTDVTVTYIRKPQIIGNTIIKEGDVLNLTCSVESFPPALIMWKALSANTNLHSGTYTAQHSDNGSATLVIHNVTVEHSGQYICTAKHLDTTMTLFTDVTVTWFSKIHDGSGCVLQAEVLTCVCICEGFPLPTIKWPLLKNHNEYSVITTVTNHTVNSTVSLTVKKHGNSSVECVSNNGNGEAKENLLIHNLPKKAVQPSVLMLKYLEIIIAFFIGVVLTAAVCCLTKKCLRKKQKSSGNLDETMEMVTSQDHPQIYDDHTLQDNQTHPEEEAEDGGVAAEKEGPESSSTPKEVEYANIDFSLLKIKSVRESARTQDSTKTVYAEIKKAVKEEKEDDNGEEGETVESKEEEVRMEEDSKQCEPDKEEGEDEAVYSTVNDLKDKI
- the LOC115794129 gene encoding sialic acid-binding Ig-like lectin 10 isoform X2, whose product is MFVLFWATLLFCVSGSNADTGTSRQCNGEYCITLSDGLLTAEAGLCVVIPCSFQTAYGFTPQNLVWYKCKQYRRCYNDDNIIFDSNNKNHQSEFQGRVSLLEPDVRQNNCSIIINDLRESDSGSYQLRVNGKHDGFTFPARATVFIGGLTQKPRIKIPPMTEGQQATLTCIAPGLCSGSIPEVSWTWRGAGGTESYITGNSTSFRTKSQTAFSQRHIATLTFNSSAEHHNTNITCKIRFTGEKTTEASSTLKVNYVKEVKLTGGTNVNEGETLNLTCSVESFPPSLIMWSKLGSNITLYNDTGSATLFIINATTEHSGQYVCTAKHMNNTPKENINITVIYKRTLQITGNTTVKEGDVLNLICSIESFPPALIVWSALSSKTDLQNGTYTDLNNDTGSATLVIHNVTAEHSGQYICTAKHLDTNMTLFTDVTVTYIRKPQIIGNTIIKERDVLNLTCSVESFPPALIMWKALSANTNLHSGIYTAQHSDNGSATLVIHNVTVEHSGQYICTAKHLDTTMTLFTDVTVTWFSKIHDGSGCVLQAEVLTCVCICEGFPLPTIKWPLLKNHNEYSVITTVTNHTVNSTVSLTVKNHGNSSVECVSNNGNGEAKENLLIHNLPKKAVQPSVLMLKYLEIIIAFFIGVVLTAAVCCLTKKCLRKKQKSSGNLDETMEMVTSQDHPQIYDDHTLQDNQTHPEEEAEDGGVAAEKEGPESSSTPKEVEYANIDFSLLKIKSVRESARTQDSTKTVYAEIKKAVKEEKEDDNGEEGETVESKEEEVRMEEDSKQCEPDKEEGEDEAVYSTVNDLKDKI